A region of Clostridium acetobutylicum ATCC 824 DNA encodes the following proteins:
- the cbiG gene encoding cobalt-precorrin 5A hydrolase has translation MNTALISLNSYGDKIGKKLRQAMDLDIYSKREIENFKLSTLTEMLINRYEALIFVASTGIAVRAIAPFIKSKTEDPAIIVVDVLSKYTISLLSGHIGRANEMTLKISKILGSIPIITTATDNLNVEAPDAIAVKNGLIIDDLKKAKEISSLLIKGSKVSFIDEENLIKCPKGYTDSFDSEGKVYVTNKLMELKEKELRLIRKNVILGIGCRKNYSVEAMENIVMKKLRELGIDKRAVKTISSIDIKANEKAIIHLSEVLKADFKTFTKEEIKTVQEIYEGSDFVEKNVGVRSVCEPCVKLSNGQIVFSKMKINGMTLCIGYEKVKS, from the coding sequence ATGAATACAGCGCTTATAAGTTTAAATAGTTACGGAGATAAAATAGGAAAAAAGTTAAGGCAAGCTATGGATTTAGACATATATTCAAAAAGAGAAATTGAAAATTTTAAATTAAGTACTTTAACAGAAATGCTTATTAATAGATATGAAGCTCTGATTTTTGTAGCGTCTACGGGAATAGCAGTTAGAGCCATTGCCCCATTTATAAAAAGTAAGACGGAAGACCCTGCGATAATTGTTGTGGACGTACTTTCAAAATACACCATAAGTCTTTTAAGTGGACATATAGGAAGGGCTAATGAAATGACTTTAAAGATTTCTAAAATATTAGGTTCTATTCCAATAATAACAACAGCAACAGATAATTTAAATGTAGAAGCCCCAGATGCTATTGCAGTTAAAAATGGACTTATAATAGATGATTTAAAAAAAGCAAAGGAAATATCCTCCCTTTTAATTAAGGGCAGTAAGGTCTCATTTATTGATGAAGAAAATTTAATTAAATGCCCTAAAGGATATACAGATAGTTTTGATTCCGAGGGGAAGGTTTATGTAACAAATAAATTAATGGAATTAAAAGAGAAGGAATTAAGGCTTATAAGAAAAAATGTTATCTTGGGAATTGGATGTAGAAAAAATTATTCTGTAGAGGCTATGGAGAATATAGTTATGAAAAAGCTTAGGGAGCTTGGTATTGATAAAAGAGCAGTTAAAACTATAAGTTCAATAGATATTAAAGCTAATGAAAAGGCTATTATTCATTTAAGTGAAGTTTTAAAGGCTGATTTCAAAACATTTACTAAGGAAGAAATAAAAACTGTACAGGAGATATACGAGGGAAGTGACTTTGTAGAAAAAAATGTTGGGGTAAGGTCGGTGTGTGAACCCTGCGTAAAACTTTCTAATGGTCAAATAGTCTTCTCTAAAATGAAGATTAACGGTATGACTTTATGTATTGGATATGAAAAGGTAAAGTCATGA
- a CDS encoding pyridoxal phosphate-dependent aminotransferase: protein MIHGGDIYTEGVFKGRELLDYSSNINPLGIPKSFLNNIDEGIKNLGVYPDVNYRRLNKSIENYLKLKDIGIVLGNGASEIIELSISLFEKILIIVPSYAEYEINAKKHGVSVVFSYLDENMCIDYEDIISKIDDVDSVIIGNPNNPNGGLINKEKFIHVLKLAEEKKKTIIIDEAFIEFTGDPSSSFVGEIKNYSCLFIIRAMTKFFAMPGIRFGYGITNNKEIAAKIKAKQNPWNINCFAEMAAINCLKDTNYIEESLLWIKKERKRFIEELNKIGFIKRVFSPHANFVLCRLENISGEKLYDSLLKEDIVIRRCCNFIGLDDSFVRFAIKDEKKNTKFLRALKGVENNL from the coding sequence ATGATTCACGGTGGAGATATTTATACAGAAGGTGTTTTTAAAGGGAGAGAGCTTTTAGATTATAGTTCAAACATAAACCCTCTAGGTATACCTAAAAGTTTTTTAAATAACATAGATGAAGGAATAAAAAATCTAGGGGTGTATCCTGACGTTAATTATAGGCGTTTAAATAAAAGTATAGAGAATTATTTGAAATTAAAAGATATAGGTATAGTACTTGGGAATGGAGCTTCGGAAATAATTGAACTTTCAATAAGTCTTTTTGAAAAAATCTTAATTATAGTTCCCTCTTATGCAGAGTATGAGATAAATGCTAAAAAACACGGAGTAAGTGTTGTATTTTCATATTTAGATGAGAATATGTGTATTGATTATGAGGATATAATTTCAAAGATAGATGATGTAGATTCAGTTATAATAGGTAATCCCAATAATCCCAATGGAGGGTTAATAAATAAAGAAAAGTTTATTCATGTATTAAAACTTGCAGAAGAAAAGAAAAAAACAATTATCATAGATGAAGCTTTTATTGAATTCACAGGGGATCCTTCTTCGAGCTTTGTAGGGGAGATAAAAAATTATAGCTGTCTTTTTATAATAAGAGCAATGACAAAGTTTTTTGCCATGCCAGGAATAAGATTTGGATATGGAATAACAAATAACAAAGAAATAGCAGCTAAAATAAAAGCAAAACAAAATCCTTGGAATATAAATTGTTTTGCCGAAATGGCAGCTATAAATTGTTTAAAAGATACTAATTACATTGAGGAATCTCTTTTATGGATTAAGAAGGAGAGAAAAAGATTTATTGAGGAGCTTAATAAAATAGGTTTTATAAAAAGAGTATTTTCTCCTCATGCAAATTTTGTGCTTTGCAGGCTTGAAAATATAAGTGGAGAAAAACTTTATGATTCTTTACTTAAAGAAGACATTGTGATAAGAAGATGCTGCAATTTTATAGGGCTTGATGATAGCTTTGTTAGGTTTGCTATAAAGGACGAAAAGAAAAATACAAAATTTTTGAGGGCTCTTAAGGGTGTGGAAAATAATTTATGA